GAGGCCTGGGTCTGAGCCATGTATGTGCTCTATAGTTAGTGTCTTTGGGCCCTCCCGTTCcttcctgggcctcagcttccccataTGTACCTCCTGTGCAGGCTCCTAAGGAACCTTAGAACTGGATGGAGTGAGAGGGTAAGAAGGCCATGCCCTTAACCATCGGGCTGTGGCTTGATGATGGGACTGCTGTTTGAGGGAGGAGACTCCTGCTGGGTGCCTGTGGTGTTAGGTTCAgcacctctttctccttcctcataCACACTCAGGCACACTCATGCCTGGCCTGGGTCCTGCCCTCACATTTCATTGCCCTTGGGATGAAGCCTGGGAGCTTCCTAGCCTGGGAGCAGAGGCTCTCAGGACTACCAGACCAGATGTTTTTAGCCTCAAATGCAGTTTTCTCCCCACCCACCACCTCACCAGCAATGCTTAGCCTCTGGCCTTTCCTTTGGGCAGTGTGACTCAAAGGTAGAAGATCCTTCTGGGGCCACAGACCTGGAAGGGTCCCAGAATAGTGTTGCCAGTCTGGGTCTGTAAGACTCAGCTCCAGGGGCCCCAGGCTGCACTGAAAGGTAAGGGAAGGTGAGAAACAGGTCCCCAGAAGAGCTCCCCTCCATCAGTTTATCCTTTCTGAAAGGGTTGGTCACTCGGTTggtgactgtttgcaactccgtggactgtagcccgccaggctcctctgtccatggaattctccagggaagaatactggagtgggttgccattcccttctccaggggatcttcccaaccaagggactgaacctgggtctcctgcattgcaggcagattctttactgtctgagccaccagggaagctcctttatcctttctgctgctgctgctgctaagtcgcttcagtcatgtccgattctgtgcgaccccatggacggcagcccaccaggctcccccgtccctaggattctccaggcaagaacactggagtgggttgccatttccttctccagtgcatggaagtgaaaagtgaaagtgaagtcgctcagtcgtgtctgactctcagtgacgccatggactgcagcctaccaggctcctccatccatgggattttccaggcaagagtactggagtggggtgccattgccttctctgttatccTTTCTAGGGTAGACTAAAAAAGCTGTGATTTAGTCAGAGTAAAAAGCTATAATTTAGTCTTCTCCATTTCATAGAGAAGGTGATTGAGGCCCAGAGATGAGCAAGGCTCTGGATAAGCTGGGAAATGGCCAAGACTGGGCAGAGATCAGAAGGGGCCTGTGGGAACTGCTGAGGTGTGAGCCACGCATCCAGGGTTGGGGTAGCAACTGGCAGCCCCATGTGGCAAGGGGAGGAAACCTGAGGGGGAGAAGAGCATCTCGAATGTGGCATTGGCTGGGGTGGGCCCCAAATAGTATCTGGGATCTGATGTTCAAGGCCTCCCAACAGTGAGTTATGTGCTGCAGGTCCCCAGCTCACCCTGATCTGGTCTCTAGTCTGTACCTGCTATTTTAACCACACCTTCCCCCCTTCACTTTTAGCCAGTGTCCTCACCTGTCAGCTCTGACCCTGACAGACTGCCAGCTAAGGTTGGAAAGGTCACCTTCCAAAGGATCTTTCCGTTCCACCAGTTTCTGGAGATGTGGGTGAGAGTCAGATGGGCCCAGGTGACACTTGCTGCACCTCTGACTCCTAGGCTGGGGTCGCTTGGTCTGTCTGAGTTGATTTGGAGCAACCTTCCCCTAGTCCTCCAAAGCAGCCTGGGGCTGCTGCAGGgccagcagaaagagaagaaggctgCAGCTGGGTGTCCAGTCatttctccttcctgcctctccctcccaAGGCCTCACCCTCCTGAAACAACAGCAGGAAAGGTGGGGCAGGAATGCCTGGGCCCATGGCCAGAGTTCTGAGACACTTGTCTCACTTTGTTGCCCCAGAGCCAATTCCCTGGGAATCATAGGCTCTTCCAGGGGCCTGGAATACCCTTCAGTGTCTTTAGGGCTGGGAGGGGGGAGATGATGAGACCCCTTCCCATTTGGTCTTTTGGGTCTGCCAGCATTGCCTCAAATTATGTCTCTAGTTCCCCCCGGGTCAACCAACTCAGCATGTCAGAGTTGGAGAGAGGCTGAGTCTGAGAGTCTGGGGTTAAAAGAGTATTTAATTTTCAATCCTAAGATGTATAGTCATGAAATCTGGGCAGATGACCTCGTTTACCAGGTCTGGTAGGAGAGGGCTGTGTCTGATTGGAGGCTGCAGCCTGGCTATGGCGGTGGGTTTGAACCTAGGCCCtttgcttcctctctctccagTCAGGAGGCTCCTTTCTCAGGTGATCCTGCCTTCTTGGTGGGTCCCTCTCTCCAGAGCAGGAGGTACAAAGACCTGCTCATCCCCAAAGCCCCCACATGTGGAGTAGGACCTGTCCTGCAGGGTCAGCCAGGTGGGGAGCATGGAGGGGCTGGCTCCTGCCCACACTGATCTCACCCTCTCACTGCTTGGCATCTTCTCGTCTGCAGCTGTCACCAAGTCCGTGTCCCCAAGTCTGACTTTGAATATCACCAGTCCCCGACTCTGAGCCcctccatggctcctctgtcagCCACTTAGGCAGCTCTTGGTGGGCCCCCTGCCAAGCCTGGGTCTTCATGCTATCGAGCCTTTGTGCTCTTGGTTCCCTCACCTGCATGCCTTGTCCTCTCTGCCTCTTTTATTTCCTGTTCATCCTTCATGCTCCAGCAGGCAGTCCCCTACTTCCCCCAGACCTCTTCTTGTTTATAAGGCAAGACAGGGGGTCCTGAGTCATGACCTTGAGAAAAAGGCTGTGCCCTTCTGACAATATCCTTGTTTCCAGAGACTCTGTGGAGAGGGGGCTAGGTCAGATCACTACTAGATGTTACTCTGAGCCCTTGGGAGCCATGGTGGGTGTTTGAGCAGGGGAATGAACAAGCCAGAGGGCTTAAGGAACATCTGCCTTTTGGGTAAAAATAGATGTTTCTTTAGGCAATTCTGAGCCCTCTCTACTACTCCTTCAGGCTCCCCTCAACTGGGTCCAAGTAGAGCATAAATAGGAGTCACTGGTCTGTTTAGAACTCCCCTTTGGGGTGACCTGGGCTCCCTACTCAGTTCTGAGGTGGGGTGGTCTTGGGCCTTGCTTTTGGGCATCTGGCCTGAGATGAGCACTGACCATGCTCCCACAGCTGCTCTAATCTGTGCTCTGTCCACAGGCCTGAGTCTGGCACCCTGGCCATGTGCAGCCCAGAGGAGGCGGCCCTGCTGCGGCTGGAGGAGGTTTTCTCAGCCACCCTTGCCCGCATCAACAGCCTTGTCTTCCAGCCCCTTCTTGAGGCTGGTGAGTTGAGGCTCTCCAGTGAAAAAGGTGGGGGCCACAGGAACCATCCTCCTAGGGACAGGAGTCCTCCCTGGTTGGAtcttctaaccctaaccctaaccctaaccctaactgcAGATGGGAGCGGTGGCATTTGAAGTGGATGGCTTTCGATGAGTCCAGGGTTCTCACGCCCAACTGTTGGCTGCTTCCTTCTCAAAGGGACCCCGGGGAGTTAGGCTCTGAACCCCATTCTAACCTAGGTCTGCTGTACATGGAGACAATATTCCATCTCTCCCAGGGCACAGGTCTGGATTCTCTGCCCAAATTCTCATCTTGCTGTCACCCAGGGCGTGACTGGAAGGCAGGATGCCCAGTCTGTGAAGTGACCTTAGGCAGGTGCCTTCATCTCAGGAGCTCTGTCGGCGTGTCTGTAAATGGCAGGGGATCACTGCACATTCTGGACCTGAGGAAGTTCTGAAACTCGGGGAATGTGTGTACTCAGTGGCCGTAGGTCATCAGTGCTGCCCCTATGTAATGAGGAAGTGGAAATGTGCCCCTGTTTAATCCAAAAGGGTGCCACCCACTACTGCAGCCTGCCCGTCCCTTGCTGAGCTCCAGGGGGCACGTGGGCTTCCAGTCCTGTCCCAAGGACCTCCAGGGCTCGTGGGGCTACTGCCCCTCGGGTGACCAGCCAGGGCCTGTGTGTGCTCCCTGGACGGTGGAGCGGCCCTGTTCCCCCTCACGGGGTGCTTGTGCTCCTGCCCCAGGTCCAGAGGCCTCAGACCCCTGGGGCCGAGAGTGCCTGCAGCTCCTGCAGCAGCTGCACAGCAGCTCCCAGCAGCTGTGGGACGTGACGGAGGAAAGCCTGCACTCGCTGCGGGAGAGGCTGCGCCGCCCCGAAGCTGTCGGCCTggagtccctgctgctgctgcagagcGCAGACCGCGTCCTGCAGGTCCACCTGGAGTAAGATAGCCCCGgtgggctgggggctggtgctGGGACTCACCTGGCTCAGGGCTTCGGCAAAGATTTGCACTCGGCCCTGGGGTTGGGTGTTAGCCTGGGGGCAGGCTCAGACACCCCAGATCTGAGCCTGGTGACCTCCCAGGGAAGAAAGACTGAGTTAGAATTGTCCGGTTGAGTCAGTGAGGACTCAAGATCAGCAGTGCCCAGAGCCAGGCCCTCAGGGCTGTAGCCACTCAGCGGGTAGGATCTAGGAACCCCAGAAGGGCAGGCCCTTGAGTCTGGACCTGAGGGTGGGGCCTGCAGGGTATCCCTGGTGCTACCTACAGGTACATCGAGTCCTACACATGCTGCGTGGCAGTGCAAGCCTTTCAGAAGGCAGTGAAGAGGAGGAGGTGAGCACAGGGCACCGCGGTGGGCCTCTGAGAGGGGCGTGTCTGGGAGAGAGGACGTGGGGAAGCCACGACCCCAGAGCAGTGAGTGTCACAGCCCAGGATTCATCCTGAGCGCTCCTGGCTCTGGCAACCCCACGCTGATCCACACCCCGGAAGAGGGGCAGGGAAGCCTCGGGAGGCTGTGAGCAGAAACCAGAGACACCAACTAGCAGGAGTGACCCTGGGGCAGGGGAGCATTCCTGATTCCTACTCAGGGAGGGCTGCTGTAATCAGTGATCCCTTCAGTCTCTGAGATGCTCCTCCCAAACCTCAGCCACTGTTCTCATGGGAGAGAGCTTTGGGGTCTGGGATTGGTCCTGGGATCTGAGGGATTAGCCAGGGCAAGGAGGCAATGGTGGTGGGTGCGGGAACAGAGGAAGGGAGAGTGACGGGGCGCTGGCCCTCCCTCCACTCAGTGAGTACTGGCGGGGCCAGCGGAAGGCGCTGCGGCAAGTCCTGTCTGGCCTGAGCTCCGAGGGCTCGGTGGGCACGGCCCTGCTCCAGGCCCTCCGCCAGCCACTCGCCCATCACGTGCAGCAGTATGTGCTCCTCCTGCTGAGCCTCGGGGACACCGTCGGGGAGGTAGGTAGCAGGGGTgcggggggcagggggccagGGCGGTATCGATGCTTACCAGACCTGCCTCTGTGAGGAAGCTGACGGACGGGAGAAATGGGCCTCTGGCTCAGGGAACCCCTTACGTCAGGAACCCCTTGTTTGAAAAGGATCTGGCCTGCCTTGGGGACATCATCTTGTTCTGGGGGTTTGAAGGGCCATGTCCTTGCCCTGGGGTATCTGAGTTACATGGGCCTTCCCTGGCGGAGCCAGCGGAGACCCAGAGAGCAGATGTAGACTCGTGTGCTGGGTGTGAGGACACATGGCCCAGGCCCAGGTGGAGCATCATCAGATGGTCCTGAATCCCCCGGAGGCATCCTTCTGCTGACCTCTCCTCAGAGGAAGAGCCAGCAGGGAGAAAAGAACAAACTCCTGACCAGCtgggccagggcagggctggggcagtcATCCCAGAGTGGGGGAAGGTTCTGACGAGCCCCCGCCCCGGTGGCTCTGTCCCCCCACAGTGTCACCCCACCCGGGAGCTGGTGATACACGCCGCCAGCCTCTTTGGGGACTTGCAGTCCTTCATGAGGCAGGAGCTGGACCAGGCCACGGCCACGCAGGCCCTCTGGCCCACTCTGAGTAGCCGGCTGAGGGTGAGTTCCACGCCTGAAGGGCGCTCTGAGAAGACCCTCCCATCCAGTGGGGGCCCCCTGGGTGGCTCGAGCTGCCTGCTGCATTCTccatgcttcagtttccccacccaAATGGGGCAGTGGCTAAAGCAAGTGTCTGTGACACTTCTCTGTCCAGCCATCTTCACGCATTTGTTGAGCACCTCCTGGGCTGGGATGTGAGCTGCTGGCTCTGGAAGAGCGGTCACAGAACCGACCCTCTCTCCTGGGATGTCACTGAATGATTGCACCCTCGAGCCACTGCCTACACTGCCCCTACAGGGGGAAAATCCCCTGTGTTCTGATGAGGCATGACAGGCTTGGGGCCCAGAGAGGAGAATTAGGAGGACAAATGAAGGGGATAAGAATTGCCAGAGAGAGGCAGGGATTGTAGAAGCCTGGGTGAGAGTTGATGGGGGCTTGGTCGTGGCCATGGCCTGAGATGGGGTGGAGGAGGACAAAGCAGGGCTTCAGGAGAAGTTGTGACGTCTTGCTGGGAGTAGCCAGGAATGAAGCACCACCAGCTCAGAGCCCCAGTGCCCGTCACTGACCTGGGGGCCTCCAGGAGACGCTCAGAGTGTGGGTGGAGGTGCCTGGGGCCGAGGCAGGCAGTGGGGTGACTGGTGCAGTGTCAAGAACGGGGGTCCCTGAGCTCTGCAGTTCCCTCCTTGCCTCACCAGGATGTACTCTGCACCCCCGCTCGCCGACTCTTGCAAGACAGCCAGGACGTCCCCGTGACAGTCACCCCACTGCGGGCAGAGCGCGTGCTGCTATTTGATGATGCCCTCGTCCTGCTGCAGGTGGGCTGGGGCTGGCCAGAGGTCTTGGGAATGgttgagaaaaggaggaaagagacaaGTGCCTGGGGGAGATGAGGGGGCTGAGGCATGGAAAGGGTGCTACTTGCCTAtccaaacctatgtctcctgaagCCTGGTTTGGGGGTTTTGATGCAGTTTGAGTTTTCCTCCACCCCCGACTGCCCCCTCTGTGCTCCAGGTACACTGACAAGACCCTCACTAAAAGGCGCCGAGCCCTTTCTCACCTCTGAATCTGGGCACGTCCTGTTGTCTCTGCGGGACCCTCTCTTGTCCTTGCCCATGTCTGGCACGTTCCTTCTCCCCTtcaggcctgggcctggggccACTTCCTCCTGTGGCTATTGCTAGGCGGGAGAGGTCACTACACAAGATGTTCCAGAGGAAGGGAGGTTTGGTCTGGCTCTCAGAGCAGGGATGACATTCCAGGTAGAAGGAGCAGCACAGGGAAGGTTCAGGCTGAGGAGAGTTTGTGGCAAGTGGAGAAAGGAGGGGGCACATGACCTGGGGCTGTTCTGTGTGGTCTCAGGTGTCAGGCTCGGCCGTAGGAACTTCAGGGAGGTTTCCAGAAGGGGCTCACAAGGTCCAAGCTGCATTTCCGGAAGACCACTCTGGTGGCCCTGATGGAGCAGGACGTGGGGGATTGTGGGAGACTGATCCTGGGTcttgggtgggaagggaggtggaggGGCTGCCCCGGAGATGGGAACAGGCAGGGGTGGTGGGGGACTCAGCGCTGGGCATGCTGAACCGAGCAACCTGGGGACACCCAGGGGCGTGCTGAGCTGGTGCTTGGGAGCAAGGCCAAACCAGAGAATAGGTGAGCATCTTGCCCACCTATGCCCCATCTTCTTTCAGGGCCACAACATCCACACCTTTGATCTGAAGCTGGTGTGGGTAGAACCTGGGCAGGACAGGTGAGCGCCCCTCTCCAGTGACACCTCAGGCCTTCCCTCCCTCTACCCCATGAAACCTGCCCACCCCAGGGCTCTGACTGGGACCCGCCCGCAGCTCCCTTCTGAATGGAACTGGGGCTGACTCATCACCTCCATCTGTCTAGGTGCACGTTTCACCTCCTCACACCCGAGGAAGAGTTCTCCTTTTGTTCCAAGGACCCGCAGGGCCTGGTGAGTGTGGGTGGACTGTGAACTCGGGGATGAGGAttgggggaggaagggaaggcgACAGGAGGGTAAGGGGAGGGCATAAGGATACTGCCCTGGAGGCTCCTTGGGAATGTCAAGCCTCTGGAGCCATGGCCAGAGTGAATCAGGCGTCTGCCTGGACGCAGGCATAAGACTGCCATAGAGAGCAGGTATTTTTCTCTGTGAAGCCAGTGTTGAGGCCTGCTTGATGGTTTTGTTTGGCCGCTCTGGGAAGGCCCCAAACTGCAAGTCAGTATCTCAGATCTGGATGAGGCCCTAGGGAGCAGTGTGGAACTGTTGGAGCTTCCCCCAGGTGACAGAGTGGGGTGTTGGGGGGGGGTGGTACCTGGGGCCACCccaggaggcttcctggaggggctGCCTCCAGCAGCAGTGACCTGTCCTGTGTTTCCCCTGTCCTCCCCCAGGTGGTCTGGCAATGGAAGGTTACCCAGGCTGTGTGCCAGGCCTTGCGTGGGAAGAAGGACTTCCCGGTGCTGGGAGCGGGCCTGGAGTCTTCTGAACCCCCCACCTGCCGCTGTGGAGCATACACCTTCCGTGCAGAGGGCCGCTTCTGCCAGGCCACCTACGAGGGCGAGTGGTACTGGGGCAGGCCCCATGGCAAGTGAGTGACCGAGGCTCTGGGCCAAGCAAGGCAGGGGTCCTCCTGGGAGTCTGGGGAGCACATAGGACCGGATGGACCTTATTGCCTCAGGGCATGAACCAGAGGCTGTTACCCTTTCTGGTCAATTCTGTCAATTTTTAAGTCCTCCTGAACAGCACTGGCCCATAATAGGTTTGTGCCAAATAGTCTTGATGTCGGTGAGGCTGGGGAGCCCGGGACAGGCATCAGGAGGCCAGACTGCAGGGCCCACAGTTACTGTTCTGTTCTCAAGGCGGGTGAAAGAATAACTAGTGTCTGTGTAGCGTTTTCTGGTGGCCCTTATAAGAATGGCCTGAGGGAGTGTTAGCATGCCCTTTGTAGATGCAGAAACCTTGACTTTCTCCAGGCCTCAGGGTAGGTTCTAGGGGGAGCCTGGCCTCAACTGCAGATCTATACGACTCTACAGGCAGATAGGCTTTTGAAGAATGTGGCCCTAATTTGTGCCACAGCTGGcgaaactaaggcccagaaagCAGAAGGGACTTGCCAAGGTTTTGCTGGCAAGCATTCCACTCATTTCTGATACCCTGCCTACTTCCAGAAAGGGCTTCAGGAAGCCTGtgaacaaaaacacagaaaaagcaatGCTGTGTCAGAAGAGGAGATGAGGATGGTAGAAACCCCACTGACTCCTAGTGCTTGGCTTGAACTTGAAGGTTATCTCTGAGATTCCTGTTGGTCAAGGGAACAAGGCAACCTGGTAGAACTTGCCCTGCTGCGTGTAGAGTGCCCTCCGTGAGGCTGCAGGGGCAGCTGTGCCAGGAGTAGGGAAGGGCTGAGAGCCCATACAGGGTCGTAGAGCTTAGGGAAGAGCCCCAGTGGGAGCAGAGAGTCCAGTCCAAGGGCAATCGAGGCCTCTGAGAGAGTGTATGGTGGAGGCCGGCTGGGGGACTTGTGTATGCTGAAGGATGGTCTGGTGGGCCTGACACCCATGGACCTGTGACTGTGGACCTCGACTGTGTTCCAGGGGAACCCTGAAGTGGCCAGATGGGCGGAATCACGTGGGGGATTTCTGCCAGGGCCTGGAGCACGGGTAAGGCTGGGGCTGACATGGGGCTGCGTGGTGGGGGTTCCCACCCCCATCACTGTCACCGGCCTGGCCCCACCCTAAATTCCCAAACCTCCAGCAGAAACTTGGAGGCCTTCTGGTCTAGCTCCACTCATTGTCCTAAAGGGGAAACTAGGCTCTGAGGAGAGGGCAGGTCATGGAGGGAGTGGGCTAGGGCCAGAAGGGCCATGGCTAGGGCCATGAATCTCAGagtcatgggggtggggtggaggtggggtatcCTGAGGGGCCCTTAGGAAGAAGAGGGACCTGATCGCCTATAAGATTCTCCTCGTTGTCTGCGAAGGCACCTCGGAAGCAGGGACACTCCTGGGCATGGAGGGGGTGTGACAGGTGTCTGGGGCAGGGCCGTGGCCCCAGTGCTGACCACCCTCCTTGCCCACCCACACTGGCAGCTTTGGCATCCGCCTGGTGCCCCAGGCCTCCGAAGATAAGTTTGACTGTTACAAGTGCCACTGGCGGGAAGGCAGCATGTGCGGCTATGGCATCTGTGAGTAAGTGACCCTCATCTGACGAGGGGTAGCCTTGTGGGCTGGGCACGTCCTCTGGGAGGCAGGGCCAGCCATTGGTGACCCTCCTCAGGTACAGCACCAGCGAGGTGTACAAGGGCTACTTCCAGGAGGGCCTGCGCCATGGATTCGGGGTCCTTGAGAGTGCCCCACAGGCCCCTCGGCCCCTGCGGTACACAGGCCACTGGGAGAGGGGCCAGCGGAGTGGCTACGGTGTCGAGGAGGACAGCGACAGGTGAGCACTCTGCAGCGCCCCCAGCAGGATTAAGGAGAGAGAGGACCCTCACAGACCAAATGCCTCTAGGCGTGGGTTCCCTGTCATCAGTGGGTCCATTCTGTCTGTCTCCCAGAGTCTTTCTGAAGCCCCTCACTTCCACTCCACGCCCTCAGTTGCTGCTGAGGCTCAGGTTGAGGGACCCTGACCTTGACTGCAGATGCACCCCCCCGCCCAACTCCAGCCCTTCGCTCTGTCAGAGAGGAGTTTGTGCCCCCAAGATCTGGTCCCCTCAAAGGGTCACAGCCCTTCCAGGTTCTCTGGGCTGAGACAAAGCCCAGTGTCCTTGGCCTGGCATCCGAGGCCTTTCCTGCTCCTCTGAACTCATCCGTGCCATGACACCTGTGTACCCCCCAGCCTTCTAGaccactgaagtgaagtgaagtgaaagtcgctcagtcgtgtctgactctgcgaccccatggacaggccagaatactggaatgggtagccattcccttctccaggggat
This region of Bos indicus isolate NIAB-ARS_2022 breed Sahiwal x Tharparkar chromosome 22, NIAB-ARS_B.indTharparkar_mat_pri_1.0, whole genome shotgun sequence genomic DNA includes:
- the ALS2CL gene encoding ALS2 C-terminal-like protein isoform X6, giving the protein MGFSRPESGTLAMCSPEEAALLRLEEVFSATLARINSLVFQPLLEAGELRLSSEKGPEASDPWGRECLQLLQQLHSSSQQLWDVTEESLHSLRERLRRPEAVGLESLLLLQSADRVLQVHLEYIESYTCCVAVQAFQKAVKRRSEYWRGQRKALRQVLSGLSSEGSVGTALLQALRQPLAHHVQQYVLLLLSLGDTVGECHPTRELVIHAASLFGDLQSFMRQELDQATATQALWPTLSSRLRDVLCTPARRLLQDSQDVPVTVTPLRAERVLLFDDALVLLQGHNIHTFDLKLVWVEPGQDRCTFHLLTPEEEFSFCSKDPQGLVVWQWKVTQAVCQALRGKKDFPVLGAGLESSEPPTCRCGAYTFRAEGRFCQATYEGEWYWGRPHGKGTLKWPDGRNHVGDFCQGLEHGFGIRLVPQASEDKFDCYKCHWREGSMCGYGICEYSTSEVYKGYFQEGLRHGFGVLESAPQAPRPLRYTGHWERGQRSGYGVEEDSDRGERYIGMWQADQRHGPGVMVTQAGVCYQGTFQADKMVGPGILLSDDDSLYEGTFTRDLTLVGKGKVTFPNGFTLEGSFGSVSGRGLHTQGVLDTAALPPDPSSTCKRQLGQGVFPVESRWQGVYGAFRDFVRAGCPGDLREALLGFHVQSSRELRKSQEYLCCERTCPEDQAGRMEDLLEELLQHREPEALQQCLRKALSNSLHPLGKLLRTLMLTFQATYAGIGANKHLQGLAQEEVKQHAQELWAAYRGLLQVALQRKGQAPEEDEDAETRDLRVHSLVLPLMLPSFYSELFTLYLLLHEREDSLYSQGITHLSLFPDARLLEFLDVQNHQPRDLVVHSFPRVFLCRLSATSSMLASLLHWLYFP
- the ALS2CL gene encoding ALS2 C-terminal-like protein isoform X1, whose amino-acid sequence is MGFSRPESGTLAMCSPEEAALLRLEEVFSATLARINSLVFQPLLEAGELRLSSEKGPEASDPWGRECLQLLQQLHSSSQQLWDVTEESLHSLRERLRRPEAVGLESLLLLQSADRVLQVHLEYIESYTCCVAVQAFQKAVKRRSEYWRGQRKALRQVLSGLSSEGSVGTALLQALRQPLAHHVQQYVLLLLSLGDTVGECHPTRELVIHAASLFGDLQSFMRQELDQATATQALWPTLSSRLRDVLCTPARRLLQDSQDVPVTVTPLRAERVLLFDDALVLLQGHNIHTFDLKLVWVEPGQDRCTFHLLTPEEEFSFCSKDPQGLVVWQWKVTQAVCQALRGKKDFPVLGAGLESSEPPTCRCGAYTFRAEGRFCQATYEGEWYWGRPHGKGTLKWPDGRNHVGDFCQGLEHGFGIRLVPQASEDKFDCYKCHWREGSMCGYGICEYSTSEVYKGYFQEGLRHGFGVLESAPQAPRPLRYTGHWERGQRSGYGVEEDSDRGERYIGMWQADQRHGPGVMVTQAGVCYQGTFQADKMVGPGILLSDDDSLYEGTFTRDLTLVGKGKVTFPNGFTLEGSFGSVSGRGLHTQGVLDTAALPPDPSSTCKRQLGQGVFPVESRWQGVYGAFRDFVRAGCPGDLREALLGFHVQSSRELRKSQEYLCCERTCPEDQAGRMEDLLEELLQHREPEALQQCLRKALSNSLHPLGKLLRTLMLTFQATYAGIGANKHLQGLAQEEVKQHAQELWAAYRGLLQVALQRKGQAPEEDEDAETRDLRVHSLVLPLMLPSFYSELFTLYLLLHEREDSLYSQGITHLSLFPDARLLEFLDVQKHLWPLKDLTLTTNQRYFLVRDKCFLSATECLQKMITTVDPREKLEVLERTYGEIEATVSRVLGREHKLPMDDLLPLLIYVVSRAQIQHLGAEIHLIRDMMDPLHTGGLYDFLLTALESCYEHIQKEDMRLHRLPSRWSSREPR
- the ALS2CL gene encoding ALS2 C-terminal-like protein isoform X7; the encoded protein is MGFSRPESGTLAMCSPEEAALLRLEEVFSATLARINSLVFQPLLEAGELRLSSEKGPEASDPWGRECLQLLQQLHSSSQQLWDVTEESLHSLRERLRRPEAVGLESLLLLQSADRVLQVHLEYIESYTCCVAVQAFQKAVKRRSEYWRGQRKALRQVLSGLSSEGSVGTALLQALRQPLAHHVQQYVLLLLSLGDTVGECHPTRELVIHAASLFGDLQSFMRQELDQATATQALWPTLSSRLRDVLCTPARRLLQDSQDVPVTVTPLRAERVLLFDDALVLLQGHNIHTFDLKLVWVEPGQDRCTFHLLTPEEEFSFCSKDPQGLVVWQWKVTQAVCQALRGKKDFPVLGAGLESSEPPTCRCGAYTFRAEGRFCQATYEGEWYWGRPHGKGTLKWPDGRNHVGDFCQGLEHGFGIRLVPQASEDKFDCYKCHWREGSMCGYGICEYSTSEVYKGYFQEGLRHGFGVLESAPQAPRPLRYTGHWERGQRSGYGVEEDSDRGERYIGMWQADQRHGPGVMVTQAGVCYQGTFQADKMVGPGILLSDDDSLYEGTFTRDLTLVGKGKVTFPNGFTLEGSFGSVSGRGLHTQGVLDTAALPPDPSSTCKRQLGQGVFPVESRWQGVYGAFRDFVRAGCPGDLREALLGFHVQSSRELRKSQEYLCCERTCPEDQAGRMEDLLEELLQHREPEALQQCLRKALSNSLHPLGKLLRTLMLTFQATYAGACCRLHYSARARPQRRTKMQRQGTCGCTAWCSLSCCPASTRSSSPSTCCFMRERTASTARASPT
- the ALS2CL gene encoding ALS2 C-terminal-like protein isoform X2 yields the protein MGFSRPESGTLAMCSPEEAALLRLEEVFSATLARINSLVFQPLLEAGPEASDPWGRECLQLLQQLHSSSQQLWDVTEESLHSLRERLRRPEAVGLESLLLLQSADRVLQVHLEYIESYTCCVAVQAFQKAVKRRSEYWRGQRKALRQVLSGLSSEGSVGTALLQALRQPLAHHVQQYVLLLLSLGDTVGECHPTRELVIHAASLFGDLQSFMRQELDQATATQALWPTLSSRLRDVLCTPARRLLQDSQDVPVTVTPLRAERVLLFDDALVLLQGHNIHTFDLKLVWVEPGQDRCTFHLLTPEEEFSFCSKDPQGLVVWQWKVTQAVCQALRGKKDFPVLGAGLESSEPPTCRCGAYTFRAEGRFCQATYEGEWYWGRPHGKGTLKWPDGRNHVGDFCQGLEHGFGIRLVPQASEDKFDCYKCHWREGSMCGYGICEYSTSEVYKGYFQEGLRHGFGVLESAPQAPRPLRYTGHWERGQRSGYGVEEDSDRGERYIGMWQADQRHGPGVMVTQAGVCYQGTFQADKMVGPGILLSDDDSLYEGTFTRDLTLVGKGKVTFPNGFTLEGSFGSVSGRGLHTQGVLDTAALPPDPSSTCKRQLGQGVFPVESRWQGVYGAFRDFVRAGCPGDLREALLGFHVQSSRELRKSQEYLCCERTCPEDQAGRMEDLLEELLQHREPEALQQCLRKALSNSLHPLGKLLRTLMLTFQATYAGIGANKHLQGLAQEEVKQHAQELWAAYRGLLQVALQRKGQAPEEDEDAETRDLRVHSLVLPLMLPSFYSELFTLYLLLHEREDSLYSQGITHLSLFPDARLLEFLDVQKHLWPLKDLTLTTNQRYFLVRDKCFLSATECLQKMITTVDPREKLEVLERTYGEIEATVSRVLGREHKLPMDDLLPLLIYVVSRAQIQHLGAEIHLIRDMMDPLHTGGLYDFLLTALESCYEHIQKEDMRLHRLPSRWSSREPR
- the ALS2CL gene encoding ALS2 C-terminal-like protein isoform X5 — translated: MGFSRPESGTLAMCSPEEAALLRLEEVFSATLARINSLVFQPLLEAGELRLSSEKGPEASDPWGRECLQLLQQLHSSSQQLWDVTEESLHSLRERLRRPEAVGLESLLLLQSADRVLQVHLEYIESYTCCVAVQAFQKAVKRRSEYWRGQRKALRQVLSGLSSEGSVGTALLQALRQPLAHHVQQYVLLLLSLGDTVGECHPTRELVIHAASLFGDLQSFMRQELDQATATQALWPTLSSRLRDVLCTPARRLLQDSQDVPVTVTPLRAERVLLFDDALVLLQGHNIHTFDLKLVWVEPGQDRCTFHLLTPEEEFSFCSKDPQGLVVWQWKVTQAVCQALRGKKDFPVLGAGLESSEPPTCRCGAYTFRAEGRFCQATYEGEWYWGRPHGKGTLKWPDGRNHVGDFCQGLEHGFGIRLVPQASEDKFDCYKCHWREGSMCGYGICEYSTSEVYKGYFQEGLRHGFGVLESAPQAPRPLRYTGHWERGQRSGYGVEEDSDRGERYIGMWQADQRHGPGVMVTQAGVCYQGTFQADKMVGPGILLSDDDSLYEGTFTRDLTLVGKGKVTFPNGFTLEGSFGSVSGRGLHTQGVLDTAALPPDPSSTCKRQLGQGVFPVESRWQGVYGAFRDFVRAGCPGDLREALLGFHVQSSRELRKSQEYLCCERTCPEDQAGRMEDLLEELLQHREPEALQQCLRKALSNSLHPLGKLLRTLMLTFQATYAGIGANKHLQGLAQEEVKQHAQELWAAYRGLLQVALQRKGQAPEEDEDAETRDLRVHSLVLPLMLPSFYSELFTLYLLLHEREDSLYSQGITHLSLFPDARLLEFLDVQKHLWPLKDLTLTTNQRYFLVRDKCFLSATECLQKMITTVDPREKLEVLERTYGEIEATVSRVLGREHKLPMDDLLPLLIYVVSRAQ